From a region of the Mucilaginibacter auburnensis genome:
- a CDS encoding IlvD/Edd family dehydratase, with product MNKFRSSEWFGTRDKMGFIYRSWMKNQGMPEDMFDGRPVIGICNTYSELTPCNAHLRDIAESVKRGVLEAGGFPLEFPIMSLGETLLKPTAMLFRNLAAMDAEESIRGNPIDGVVLLTGCDKTTPSTLMGAASVDLPTIVVQGGPMLNGKFRGEDIGSGTAVWKFNDALKTGEMTYDEFAEAESCQSRSPGHCMTMGTASTMAVMVESLGMSLSGMAAIPAVDARKKRIAQLSGRRIVEMVKEDLKISKILTREAFENAIKINAAVGGSTNFIIHLTAIAGRIGVDLNIDDFDQLGAKMPLLLNLMPSGKFLMEDFFYAGGLPAIINQIRSELHMDVITVTGKSHAENIANSTKIYNSDVIYTYDAPLIPEAGTTVLKGNLALNGCVIKPSAATPALMQHTGRAVVFENIEDYHARVDDPNLDIDETCVMVLKTVGPVGYPGMPEVGNMPLPKKILDKGITDMVRISDGRMSGTAYGTVILHVSPESAIGGTLGLVQNGDMITLDVAAKRIHLEVSDEELAERRKTWVAPPVMASRGYASLYINTVQQADKGADLDFLVGCSGSKVPRDSH from the coding sequence ATGAACAAATTTCGCAGTTCCGAATGGTTTGGAACAAGAGACAAGATGGGTTTCATCTACCGTAGCTGGATGAAAAATCAGGGTATGCCCGAAGACATGTTTGACGGTCGCCCTGTAATTGGTATCTGTAACACCTACTCGGAGCTTACTCCCTGTAATGCCCACCTGCGCGATATTGCTGAAAGCGTAAAACGCGGTGTATTAGAGGCGGGCGGTTTCCCGTTAGAGTTCCCTATCATGTCATTAGGCGAAACTTTGTTAAAGCCTACTGCTATGCTTTTCCGCAACCTGGCTGCTATGGATGCTGAAGAGTCTATCCGTGGTAATCCTATTGATGGTGTTGTATTGCTAACCGGTTGCGATAAAACTACACCTTCAACCCTGATGGGTGCTGCCAGCGTTGACCTGCCTACCATTGTGGTACAAGGCGGACCAATGCTTAACGGTAAATTCCGTGGCGAAGATATTGGCTCAGGTACAGCTGTTTGGAAATTTAATGACGCCCTTAAAACCGGCGAAATGACCTACGACGAATTTGCAGAAGCAGAAAGCTGCCAATCACGCAGCCCGGGCCACTGTATGACAATGGGTACCGCGTCAACCATGGCGGTAATGGTTGAGTCATTAGGTATGTCATTAAGCGGTATGGCTGCTATTCCGGCTGTTGATGCACGTAAAAAACGTATTGCTCAGCTATCTGGTCGCCGTATTGTTGAGATGGTTAAAGAAGACCTTAAGATCTCAAAAATATTAACCCGCGAAGCATTCGAAAACGCTATCAAAATAAATGCTGCTGTTGGTGGTTCAACCAACTTCATTATTCACCTCACTGCAATTGCAGGCCGTATAGGTGTTGACTTGAATATTGATGATTTTGACCAATTAGGCGCTAAAATGCCTTTGCTGCTTAACCTCATGCCTTCGGGTAAATTCCTGATGGAAGACTTCTTCTACGCAGGTGGTTTGCCGGCTATCATCAACCAAATTAGGTCTGAGCTGCACATGGATGTTATAACCGTTACAGGTAAATCGCATGCCGAAAACATTGCTAACTCAACTAAAATATATAACAGCGACGTTATCTATACTTACGATGCACCGTTGATACCTGAAGCAGGTACAACCGTATTGAAAGGTAACCTTGCCCTTAACGGTTGTGTTATTAAACCATCGGCAGCAACACCTGCTTTGATGCAGCACACAGGCCGCGCGGTAGTGTTTGAAAACATTGAAGACTACCACGCACGTGTTGATGATCCAAACTTGGACATTGACGAAACCTGCGTTATGGTATTAAAAACTGTAGGACCGGTTGGTTATCCGGGTATGCCGGAAGTGGGCAATATGCCGCTACCTAAAAAGATCTTAGATAAAGGTATTACCGATATGGTACGTATATCAGACGGACGTATGAGCGGAACCGCTTACGGTACCGTTATCCTGCACGTATCGCCTGAGTCTGCCATTGGCGGAACATTAGGTCTGGTTCAAAACGGAGATATGATCACTTTGGATGTTGCCGCAAAACGCATCCACCTGGAAGTATCAGACGAAGAACTGGCAGAACGCCGCAAAACATGGGTAGCGCCCCCTGTTATGGCAAGCCGTGGTTATGCAAGCTTGTACATTAACACTGTACAGCAGGCTGACAAAGGTGCCGACCTTGACTTCCTGGTAGGCTGCTCAGGTTCAAAAGTTCCACGCGACTCACACTAA
- a CDS encoding gluconate:H+ symporter — MLVFILILCIGTLILLTTWAKMNVFLTFIIVSIMAAFLLGMPLEMIPKTIEKGIGGMLGSLVVVIVLGGMLGKLVGASGAAQRIATSMRNAFGEKYITWAMSLTGLIVGIPLYYNVGFFLLIPIIFSVAARYKLPLVYIGIPMLTALSVMHGFLPPHPSPMALTVQFQADIAMVFLYGFIIAVPTIILAGPIFAKTLKGIQSHTTIKLTAEDIPDEKLPSLATSILSSLLPVLLIGVGSTVATLAKGNPAVQQMAHFIADPNIAMVGTIIIATYTLGIRLGKSMREVMDVYADAIKEISLILLIIGSAGILKQVFIDTGVSDQIATGLQQLNMPPLLLGWIIAAILRVCLGPATVAGLAAAGIVFPLMQKTGADPNLMVLSVGAGSLFCSHVNDTSFWVFKEYFGLDMKRTFLSWSMMESLVSVLGLVGVLIINMFI, encoded by the coding sequence ATGTTAGTGTTTATCCTTATTCTTTGCATTGGTACGCTTATTTTACTAACTACCTGGGCAAAAATGAACGTTTTCTTAACGTTCATCATCGTATCAATTATGGCAGCATTCCTACTGGGCATGCCGCTTGAAATGATACCAAAAACTATTGAAAAGGGCATTGGTGGCATGCTCGGTTCGTTAGTTGTAGTTATAGTACTTGGCGGCATGCTGGGTAAACTGGTAGGCGCCAGTGGAGCTGCACAACGTATAGCTACGTCTATGCGCAATGCCTTTGGCGAAAAATACATAACCTGGGCAATGAGTTTAACCGGCTTGATCGTTGGTATTCCATTATACTACAACGTAGGTTTCTTTTTGCTGATCCCCATTATCTTTTCTGTAGCTGCTCGTTATAAACTGCCGTTGGTTTACATTGGTATACCTATGCTTACGGCCCTATCGGTTATGCACGGATTTTTGCCGCCACACCCATCGCCTATGGCATTAACGGTACAGTTTCAGGCTGATATTGCAATGGTGTTCCTGTATGGCTTTATTATCGCCGTACCTACCATCATACTGGCGGGACCTATTTTTGCTAAAACTTTAAAAGGCATACAATCACACACCACCATCAAATTAACGGCTGAAGATATTCCTGACGAGAAATTACCATCGCTTGCAACAAGTATACTTTCATCACTATTGCCGGTTTTATTGATTGGCGTTGGCAGTACCGTGGCTACTTTAGCTAAAGGCAATCCGGCAGTACAGCAAATGGCTCATTTTATAGCCGACCCCAATATTGCCATGGTGGGCACTATTATAATTGCAACATATACCTTAGGCATACGCTTAGGAAAAAGCATGCGCGAGGTAATGGATGTGTATGCTGACGCAATTAAAGAGATCTCGCTCATCTTGCTTATTATAGGCAGTGCGGGCATTTTAAAACAAGTATTTATTGACACCGGTGTAAGCGATCAAATAGCTACAGGTTTACAACAACTAAACATGCCGCCGCTATTATTAGGATGGATAATTGCAGCTATACTAAGAGTATGTTTAGGTCCGGCTACAGTTGCCGGATTAGCTGCTGCAGGTATTGTGTTCCCCTTAATGCAAAAAACCGGCGCCGACCCCAACCTGATGGTACTTTCTGTAGGCGCAGGTAGCTTATTCTGCTCGCATGTTAATGATACCTCTTTCTGGGTGTTTAAAGAATATTTTGGCTTGGATATGAAACGCACCTTCTTGTCATGGTCAATGATGGAAAGTTTGGTTTCGGTATTGGGATTGGTCGGCGTGTTGATCATCAACATGTTCATCTAA
- a CDS encoding OmpA family protein — protein sequence MKLLRFYFFPALVITLAAVLPACKAKKIPAPAPVAEKFPAPPPSRPAPKPVAANPAPTPQPAPAPAPAPAPPDYNFTNIQFEFNSGILKTESYPIMDKAATEMKKDPSAKFVLNGNSSAEGTPQHNMALSVERANAVKTYLVNSGVSAANLQPVGNGETKPIADNNTEAGRVLNRRVEIKKAN from the coding sequence ATGAAACTATTACGATTTTATTTCTTTCCGGCATTAGTTATAACACTGGCAGCCGTGTTGCCGGCGTGTAAGGCAAAGAAAATTCCTGCACCTGCGCCGGTTGCCGAAAAATTTCCGGCACCGCCACCATCCCGGCCTGCACCTAAGCCTGTTGCAGCTAATCCGGCTCCAACGCCACAACCGGCACCTGCTCCGGCACCCGCCCCTGCGCCGCCTGATTATAACTTTACTAATATTCAGTTTGAGTTCAATTCGGGCATATTAAAAACCGAGTCATATCCAATTATGGATAAAGCAGCCACTGAGATGAAAAAAGACCCGTCGGCAAAATTTGTGCTGAATGGCAACTCATCTGCAGAAGGTACGCCTCAACATAATATGGCCCTTTCTGTAGAGCGCGCAAATGCGGTTAAAACCTATTTGGTAAACAGTGGTGTTAGCGCGGCTAATCTGCAACCTGTAGGTAATGGCGAAACGAAGCCGATTGCAGACAATAATACCGAAGCAGGCAGGGTTTTAAACCGCAGGGTAGAGATCAAGAAAGCGAATTAA
- a CDS encoding tetratricopeptide repeat protein, with translation MLLAKYPKLLLVCFVALLLFVACNSHTKVDVSTGAVSGLIKTKIAEGKRVADVNSDSLKIIVRGLYELYRSSRNDSALVYADYFESAYNWRNSQPQKAMQLAIKSLANAQSAGLTNDLPAIYLLITGIETQLTNYAPAYSAIQTRLDIASKNSDTASIIALEGLKGMFKRSEGVKKTNDKMLDESLAISNYALKMAETNAKYEWLQIRQLNSIGQCYVYKTKYSDAVPYFKKAIDLAIKYKQRLSLIRSYCRLGEALYYLGNQTQGLAYLNKAVVLTKEKGEPYWLNETTATLYRCYSFSKDYKQAMRYNMENQSIRDSLEALDNVRHVEELQLKYEAANHEKEIKLLNAQNKFETYLLYTAILILLLLGVIAALFFSKQNKEKKLLKAEKALLDDELRAAEIELSAFTESLKDKNHLLEEFKNEIEHLQSQHFNKADIEHMEQLLKAHIMTDESWDRFKKLFDKVHPGFLRNIKNNVPENTTLTATDIRILALIKLQLSNNEMANLAGITVEGIKKSKQRLRKKLGLEAVESLTKFVESV, from the coding sequence ATGCTTTTAGCAAAATACCCTAAACTGTTGTTAGTGTGCTTTGTGGCCCTGCTGTTGTTTGTTGCGTGCAATTCACACACCAAGGTTGACGTATCTACGGGTGCAGTTAGTGGCTTGATCAAGACTAAAATAGCTGAAGGTAAAAGAGTGGCTGATGTAAACAGCGATTCATTAAAAATAATTGTGCGCGGTCTGTATGAACTGTACCGATCTTCCCGTAATGATTCTGCCCTGGTTTATGCAGACTATTTTGAAAGTGCGTATAACTGGCGCAATTCACAACCTCAAAAGGCCATGCAGCTGGCCATTAAATCATTAGCAAATGCGCAAAGCGCAGGCCTTACAAATGATCTGCCGGCAATATATCTCCTTATAACAGGTATAGAAACACAGCTAACCAATTATGCACCGGCATATAGCGCTATACAAACAAGGCTTGATATCGCATCAAAAAATTCAGACACTGCCTCAATTATTGCTCTGGAAGGTCTGAAAGGCATGTTTAAACGTAGCGAAGGCGTAAAAAAAACTAACGATAAAATGCTGGATGAAAGTTTAGCCATAAGCAACTATGCTTTAAAAATGGCCGAAACTAACGCCAAATATGAGTGGCTGCAAATAAGGCAGCTCAACTCAATTGGCCAATGCTACGTTTATAAAACAAAGTACAGCGATGCCGTTCCATATTTTAAAAAAGCTATTGATCTGGCAATAAAGTACAAACAAAGGTTGTCGCTCATTCGCTCGTATTGCCGGTTAGGAGAAGCGCTTTACTATTTAGGAAACCAGACACAGGGTCTTGCCTACCTCAACAAAGCTGTTGTTTTAACAAAAGAAAAAGGTGAACCTTACTGGCTCAATGAAACTACTGCAACCTTGTATCGTTGCTACTCTTTTTCAAAAGATTACAAGCAGGCCATGCGGTACAACATGGAAAACCAAAGTATTCGGGATTCGCTGGAGGCCCTTGATAACGTTAGGCATGTTGAAGAACTGCAGTTAAAATATGAGGCCGCAAATCACGAAAAAGAGATTAAACTACTTAACGCCCAAAATAAATTTGAAACGTATTTGCTTTACACAGCCATATTGATTTTACTGTTATTGGGCGTTATAGCTGCCTTATTTTTTAGCAAACAAAACAAAGAGAAGAAGTTACTTAAAGCCGAAAAAGCGTTGCTGGATGATGAGTTAAGGGCGGCCGAGATAGAGTTAAGCGCCTTTACCGAAAGCCTGAAGGACAAGAACCACCTGTTAGAAGAGTTTAAAAACGAAATTGAGCACCTGCAATCGCAACACTTTAACAAGGCGGATATTGAGCATATGGAGCAATTGCTTAAAGCTCATATTATGACGGATGAAAGCTGGGACCGTTTCAAAAAACTGTTTGATAAAGTGCATCCCGGCTTTTTAAGAAACATAAAAAATAACGTGCCGGAAAATACTACACTAACCGCAACAGATATTAGAATTTTAGCGCTCATTAAACTCCAGTTAAGCAATAACGAGATGGCCAACCTTGCGGGAATAACCGTTGAAGGCATAAAAAAATCCAAACAACGCTTACGCAAAAAATTAGGCCTGGAAGCAGTTGAAAGCTTAACCAAATTTGTAGAAAGCGTGTAA